From Candidatus Krumholzibacteriia bacterium:
CGGTGGAGTCGAAGAGCAGAGCCACATCGTAGGTGGAAGCGACCTTCTCGACACGGAACGACCCTTCCGCATCGCTGGTCACCGTGGAATTGTCGCCGACGAGAACGATGACGCCAGGGACCGGTTGACCATCGGTGTCTTCGATCCTGCCCTGGATGGGCGTCAGTGGAGGTGGCGTGATCGGGTCATCCCCGCAGCCGCCGAGGGGCGCGATGCAGCCACAAACGAAACAGGCGAGGAGGCTTTTCATGTCGGACCTGCTGGGATCCCGTCGGGCAAGCTGCCGACGAGCGTATCACTCGCCTGGCGGACCGTTCAATAGCTGGGCGACGTCTCTTCCATGACATGTCGTTGCTGGCCCTTTGATGAGTGGATTGGCTCCGATAGGCACGATTCTTCCTGTAGAAGTCGAACATGCGGCTCATTTGTGGGTCCAACGAGGCTCGGTGCACGAAACGAGTGCACTATCCCGAAGCAGTGCACTGTGCCAGTGCATGCGCCACCGGCCTCAAGCCTCCCAGCCACCTCTCACTGTTCTCCATCGGCTGGAACGGCGCGAGGCCGTGCCAGAACCCTCGGCGTTTTCCGCTGACAGAGTCGAGGTCCGCCTGTCGCACCTCTCATCGTTCTCCATCGGTGGGAACAACGCTAGGCCGTGCCAGAACTCTCGGCGTTTTCCGCTGGCAGAGTCGAGGTCCGCCGGGCACACCTCTCAGTGTTCTCCATCGCGGGAACGACGCAAGGTCGTGCCAGAGCTCTTGGCGTTTTCCGGCGAAGGCGAGCACGTATCCTCAGGCGCCGAGGATCGCGCCGCGGGAGCGGATGACGTCCCGGTAGAAGTGGGCGCTCGCCTTGGGTGTGCGTTTCTGCGTCGTGAAGTCGACATGGACGATGCCGAAGCGCTTGGTGAAGCCCCAGGTCCATTCCAGGTTGTCGAGGAGGGACCAGACGAAGTAGCCGCGTAAGTCGACGCCGCGCTGTCGGGCGGCGAGTGCCGCTTGCAGGTGCGTGCGCAGGTATTCCACGCGCAAAGGATCCTCGACGGGCTCACCCGTTGCCACCGCCGGGTCGGGGAAACAGGCGCCGTTCTCGGTGACGTAGAGCGGCACGTCGCCGTAGCGTTCCTTCACCCAGCACAGAGTGCGCGTCAAACTCTCCGGGTGCACCTCCCAGTCGAGGTCGGTGTAGAGAGCATCCGGCTGGCGCACCTTGCTCGCTTGCAGCATGCCTCCTTGCGGGTCGTGCTGCACGACACCTCTCGTGTAGTAATTGATGCCGAGGAAGTCGATGGGTGTGCCGATGAGGTCGAAGTCCCGGGACGGGAACTGCGGCCAGGCTTTCCCGAAGAGACGCCGGTACTCCTCGGGGTAGTGGCCGAAGAAGAGCGCGTCCAAGAACTGCCGGTTCATGTAGGCGTCGTCACGTGTGGCTGCTTCGCAATCTGCGGCCGAGTCGGTGGCGGGATCCTTCGGTTCCAGGTTGACCACGAGGCCGATGCGACCCGTGCCGTCGCTCCGGAACGCCTGCACCGCGGTGCCGTGGGCGCGCAGCAAGTTGTGCGACACCTGCGGCAGGGCATAGCGCTCGCGGCGCCCGGGAGCGTGCACGCCGTGCAAGTAGCCCGCATCGAGCACGACCCACGGCTCGT
This genomic window contains:
- a CDS encoding GH1 family beta-glucosidase, producing MSSPTSPSALFPADFLWGAATSAYQVEGSPLADGAGVSNWHRFAHTPGRMHGSATGDVACDHYRRFRDDVALMRELGLRAYRCSIAWTRILPEGRGKVNPAGLDFYGRLVDELLGHGIQPCVTLYHWDMPAALDERGGWLNPDSAGWFGDYAHVVFRALGDRVPLWTTLNEPWVVLDAGYLHGVHAPGRRERYALPQVSHNLLRAHGTAVQAFRSDGTGRIGLVVNLEPKDPATDSAADCEAATRDDAYMNRQFLDALFFGHYPEEYRRLFGKAWPQFPSRDFDLIGTPIDFLGINYYTRGVVQHDPQGGMLQASKVRQPDALYTDLDWEVHPESLTRTLCWVKERYGDVPLYVTENGACFPDPAVATGEPVEDPLRVEYLRTHLQAALAARQRGVDLRGYFVWSLLDNLEWTWGFTKRFGIVHVDFTTQKRTPKASAHFYRDVIRSRGAILGA